In Phacochoerus africanus isolate WHEZ1 chromosome 2, ROS_Pafr_v1, whole genome shotgun sequence, one DNA window encodes the following:
- the HTR1B gene encoding 5-hydroxytryptamine receptor 1B yields MPESCARSGARANRDMEEAGAQCAPPLPASSQTRLSQANLSAAPSQNCSAEGYIYQDSIALPWKVVLVMLLALFTLATTLSNAFVIATVYRTRKLHTPANYLIASLAVTDLLVSILVMPISTMYTVTGRWTLGQVVCDFWLSSDITCCTASILHLCVIALDRYWAITDAVEYSAKRTPKRAAVMIALVWVFSISISLPPFFWRQAKAEEEVSDCVVNTDHILYTVYSTVGAFYFPTLLLIALYGRIYVEARSRILKQTPNRTGKRLTRAQLITDSPGSTSSVTSINSRAPDLPSESGSPVYVNQVKVRVSDALLEKKKLMAARERKATKTLGIILGAFIVCWLPFFIISLAMPICKDACWFHLAIFDFFTWLGYLNSLINPIIYTMSNEDFKQAFHKLIRFKCTS; encoded by the coding sequence ATGCCCGAGAGCTGCGCTCGCTCGGGAGCCAGGGCGAACAGAGACATGGAGGAAGCGGGCGCTCAGTGCGCCCCGCCGCTGCCCGCGAGCTCCCAGACCCGGCTTTCTCAAGCCAACCTCTCCGCGGCTCCCTCCCAAAACTGCAGCGCCGAGGGCTACATTTACCAGGACTCCATCGCCCTGCCCTGGAAAGTAGTATTGGTCATGCTGCTGGCTCTCTTCACCTTGGCCACCACGCTCTCCAATGCGTTTGTGATCGCCACTGTGTACCGGACGCGGAAGCTCCATACCCCCGCCAACTACCTGATTGCCTCCCTGGCGGTCACCGACCTGCTGGTATCCATCCTGGTGATGCCCATCAGCACCATGTACACGGTCACCGGCCGCTGGACGCTAGGCCAGGTGGTCTGCGACTTCTGGCTGTCGTCGGACATCACCTGTTGCACTGCTTCCATCTTGCACCTCTGTGTCATCGCTTTGGACCGCTACTGGGCCATCACGGACGCCGTGGAGTACTCGGCTAAAAGGACTCCCAAGAGGGCGGCCGTCATGATCGCGCTGGTGTGGGTCTTCTCCATTTCCATCTCGCTGCCGCCCTTCTTCTGGCGTCAGGCCAAAGCCGAGGAGGAGGTGTCGGACTGCGTGGTGAACACGGACCACATCCTCTACACTGTCTACTCCACGGTGGGCGCTTTCTACTTCCCCACCCTGCTCCTCATCGCCCTCTATGGCCGCATCTATGTGGAAGCCCGCTCCCGGATTTTGAAACAGACACCTAACAGAACTGGCAAGCGCCTGACCCGAGCCCAACTGATAACTGACTCCCCCGGGTCCACATCTTCGGTCACCTCCATTAACTCACGAGCTCCAGACTTACCCAGCGAGTCAGGATCTCCTGTGTACGTGAATCAAGTCAAAGTGCGAGTCTCCGACGCCCTGCTGGAGAAGAAGAAACTCATGGCCGCTAGGGAGCGCAAAGCGACAAAGACCCTGGGGATCATTTTGGGAGCATTTATTGTGTGTTGGCTGCCCTTCTTCATCATTTCTCTGGCCATGCCTATCTGCAAGGATGCCTGCTGGTTCCACTTGGCCATCTTTGACTTCTTCACATGGCTGGGTTATCTCAACTCCCTCATCAACCCCATCATCTATACCATGTCCAATGAGGACTTCAAACAAGCGTTCCATAAACTGATACGCTTTAAGTGCACAAGCTGA